A single region of the Lycium barbarum isolate Lr01 chromosome 2, ASM1917538v2, whole genome shotgun sequence genome encodes:
- the LOC132629067 gene encoding uncharacterized protein LOC132629067 produces MGIEPMMNMRAGMVLKRREKEVSDSDEEVEIRYEEALNHAIMARRAMRALAREERDQRENLFHARCKLVDKVFPLIIDGGSCTDAVSQFLVESMKFPTCMHTNPYKLQWFNECGEMRVNKQAIIKFNIGKYQDEILCDVVPMQACHLLLGRPWQFDVDAQHSGRTNKYSFVVKEKKYILNPLTPYQVSEDYRVMRELREKYQMEEKEKGEKETLLVMSGEGTSQDGSKKCLLAKPSNCLKGVDERHFMVCLVNKDLLLNANQATSTLPSSMSSLLQEYEALFPEEMPDGLPSLRGIEHQIDFVPGSQIPNKPGYRSNPEETKELQRQVDELLKKGLVKESLSPCGVPVILVPKKDGTWRMCIDCRAFNKITVKYLHPIPRLDDMLDKLCGSSVFSKIDLRSGY; encoded by the coding sequence ATGGGCATCGAACCGATGATGAACATGAGGGCGGGGATGGTCTTGAAAAGGAGGGAGAAAGAAGTGAGTGATTCCGATGAAGAAGTTGAGATAAGGTATGAGGAAGCCTTGAATCATGCTATTATGGCTAGAAGAGCCATGAGGGCTTTAGCTAGGGAAGAGAGAGACCAAAGGGAGAACTTGTTTCATGCACGTTGCAAACTTGTGGATAAGGTGTTCCCCTTAATCATTGACGGTGGAAGTTGTACGGATGCCGTTAGCCAATTTTTagttgaaagtatgaaattccccACCTGCATGCACACTAATCCCTACAAACTCCAGTGGTTTAATGAATGTGGCGAAATGAGGGTCAACAAGCAAGCCATTATCAAATTTAACATTGGCAAGTACCAAGATGAGATTTTGTGTGATGTGGTACCCATGCAAGCTTGTCATCTATTACTTGGAAgaccttggcaatttgatgttgATGCCCAACATAGTGGGAGAACTAACAAGTACTCATTTGTGGTCAAGGAGAAGAAGTACATTCTTAACCCACTAACCCCTTACCAAGTGAGTGAGGATTATAGAGTGATGAGGGAGCTTCGGGAGAAGTATCAAATGGAAGAAAAGGAGAAGGGTGAGAAAGAGACTTTGTTGGTCATGAGTGGAGAGGGGACATCTCAAGATGGTTCCAAGAAATGTTTGTTGGCCAAACCAAGTAATTGCTTAAAAGGGGTTGACGAGAGACACTTCATGGTGTGTCTTGTCAACAAAGATCTTCTCCTAAATGCTAACCAAGCTACTAGCACTTTGCCTAGTAGtatgtcttctcttttgcaggaatatgaAGCCTTGTTTCCGGAGGAAATGCCCGATGGCTTACCTTCTTTGAGAGGTATTGAGCACCAAATCGACTTTGTACCgggttcccaaattcccaacaaacCGGGTTATAGGAGCAATCCGGAAGAAACAAAAGAATtgcaaaggcaagtggatgagcttcTTAAAAAGGGGCTAGTGAAGGAGAGTCTTAGCCCGTGTGGCGTTCCGGTGATTCTTGTTCCAAAGAAAGATGGCActtggaggatgtgcattgattgtagaGCCTTCAATAAAATCACGGTAAAGTATCTCCATCCCATTCCGAGGCTTGATGATATGTTGGATAAGCTTTGCGGCTCAAGTGTATTTTCGAAGATTGATCTTAGAAGTGGctattga